In Papaver somniferum cultivar HN1 chromosome 1, ASM357369v1, whole genome shotgun sequence, a genomic segment contains:
- the LOC113310422 gene encoding 40S ribosomal protein S2-3-like — protein MAERGGAAGERGGFGRGFGGRGDRGRGDRGRGDRRGGRRGGRREEEEKWVPVTKLGRLVKEGQIRSLEQIYLHSLAVKEYQIVDQLLGPVLKDEVMKIMPVQKQTRAGQRTRFKAFVVVGDGNGHVGLGVKCSKEVATAIRGGIILAKLSVVPVRRGYWGNKIGKPHTVPCKVTGKCGSVTVRMVPAPRGAGIVAARVPKKVLQFAGIDDVFTSSRGSTKTLGNFVKATFDCLQKTYGFLTPDFWKETRFTKSPFQEYTDLLAKPTKAIILDEPVDA, from the exons ATGGCAGAACGTGGTGGTGCTGCTGGAGAAAGAGGTGGATTTGGTAGGGGGTTTGGTGGCCGTGGAGATAGGGGTAGAGGTGATAGGGGAAGAGGGGATCGTcgaggtggaagaagaggtggacGACGGGAGGAAGAAGAGAAATGGGTACCAGTAACTAAACTAGGTCGTCTCGTGAAGGAAGGACagattagaagccttgaacagaTCTATCTTCATTCATTAGCAGTTAAGGAATATCAGATTGTTGATCAACTATTAGGGCCAGTATTAAAAGATGAAGTAATGAAAATTATGCCTGTGCAGAAACAAACTAGAGCTGGTCAAAGGACTAGGTTTAaagcttttgttgttgttggtgatggtAATGGTCATGTTGGTTTGGGTGTGAAATGTAGTAAAGAAGTAGCTACTGCGATTCGTGGGGGTATAATTCTTGCCAAGTTATCTGTGGTTCCTGTTAGAAGAGGTTATTGGggtaataaaattggcaaaccaCATACCGTTCCTTGTAAGGTTACTGGTAAATGTGGTTCTGTTACCGTTCGTATGGTTCCTGCTCCTCGTGGTGCTGGTATTGTTGCTGCTAGGGTTCCTAAGAAGGTTTTGCAGTTTGCTGGAATTGATGATGTTTTCACTTCTTCTCGTGGATCCACCAAAACCCTTGGAAACTTCGTAAAG GCTACATTTGATTGTCTCCAAAAAACCTACGGGTTCTTGACACCTGATTTTTGGAAGGAAACTCGCTTCACCAAATCACCTTTCCAGGAGTACACTGATCTATTGGCGAAACCTACTAAGGCTATTATTCTTGATGAGCCCGTTGATGCTTAA
- the LOC113356019 gene encoding uncharacterized protein LOC113356019: MSRSIRPPNPASYLNNVNVYISDADIVFLTSMPTADEINHVIFDMKPWTIPGHDGFPPGFYQMMWDTVGTNVVKMVQSLFHSHHMLKQINHNFTALIPKHNCPKGVVDFKHISLCNVKYKIILKLLASRLKTILHKIISPDQSAFLAGRQIQDNIVIAHKVLHSMKKTKANDGGITVKVDISKAFDRVEWTFFVKKLQNLGFSESWCKMIEQCISTVSTSILLNGSPGEVYFPQRGLRQGDPLSPYMFILIMECFYRSLNQSEEEGLIHGFKPTKASPSISHLFFPDDSIAFSSEVPNNVKNDIVNVLQIRRMDLQERRRLAPWKPKYIAQPGKTVLNQSVLGSTQNGKGGYMKGWSDMALPKELGGLNIRRTDIMNIYLLAKIAWRMLENPDAPWVKILRGNEDSVHIWKHNWIPDHLGPPTSQFISSNMTYVKQLIDQNNNTWNVDVLNALFDQSIISDIRKNKVPMYGADKMRRVDSRSIEVNSELSDWMASSVAVSDSINTKARENAMECEENQPKLYIQNKQRRWHFWKLRYGPKK, from the exons ATGAGTAGGAGTATTAGACCACCTAACCCTGCTTCTTATTTGAATAATGTGAATGTGTATATATCTGATGCTGATATTGTGTTTCTTACTTCCATGCCTACTGCTGATGAAATTAACCATGTGATTTTTGACATGAAACCATGGACTATACCAGGTCATGATGGTTTCCCACCTGGTTTCTACCAGATGATGTGGGATACTGTCGGAACTAATGTGGTTAAAATGGTTCAATCCCTTTTCCATTCTCATCATATGTTAAAACAGATTAATCATAATTTTACGGCCCTCATTCCAAAGCATAACTGCCCAAAAGGGGTTGTTGATTTCAAGCATATTAGTTTATGCAATGTAAAATACAAGATTATTTTAAAATTGTTAGCTTCTAGGCTTAAAACAATCTTGCATAAAATAATTAGTCCAGATCAATCTGCTTTTCTAGCTGGTAGACAAATACAAGACAATATAGTGATAGCTCATAAAGTTTTGCACTCTATGAAGAAAACTAAAGCTAATGATGGGGGTATAACAGTAAAAGTAGATATATCTAAGGCCTTTGATAGGGTAGAGTGGACTTTCTTTGTAAAAAAGTTACAAAATCTAGGCTTCTCTGAGTCTTGGTGTAAAATGATAGAGCAATGCATATCAACTGTTTCAACATCCATTTTACTGAATGGGTCACCAGGTGAGGTTTATTTTCCGCAAAGAGGGTTGAGACAGGGTGATCCCTTGTCTCCTTATATGTTTATTCTCATTATGGAATGTTTCTATAGATCTCTTAATCAATCTGAAGAAGAGGGTCTTATACATGGTTTTAAACCCACTAAAGCTTCTCCTTCTATATCTCATTTATTTTTCCCTGATGATT CTATTGCTTTTAGTTCTGAAGTGCCAAATAATGTTAAAAATGATATTGTTAATGTCTTGCAAATAAGAAGAATGGATTTGCAGGAAAG ACGTAGACTTGCACCTTGGAAACCTAAGTACATTGCGCAACCAGGTAAGACTGTTCTAAACCAATCTGTCCTAGGTAGTACG CAAAATGGGAAAGGTGGATACATGAAAGGTTGGTCTGATATGGCTTTGCCTAAAGAGTTAGGGGGTCTGAATATTAGGAGGACTGACATTATGAACATATATCTCCTTGCAAAGATTGCTTGGAGAATGCTTGAGAATCCTGACGCTCCTTGGGTCAAAATTCTAAGAG GAAATGAGGACTCTGTTCACATATGGAAACATAATTGGATACCAGACCATCTAGGTCCTCCCACTTCTCAATTTATATCTTCTAATATGACTTATGTTAAGCAGTTAATAGATCAAAATAATAATACCTGGAATGTTGATGTGTTGAATGCCTTATTCGATCAAAGTATTATTTCTGacataagaaaaaataaagttcCTATGTATGGTGCTGATAAAATGAGAAGG GTTGACAGTCGTTCCATTGAG GTTAATTCTGAATTAAGTGATTGGATGGCATCAAGTGTTGCAGTTTCTGATTCAATCAATACTAAAGCTAGG GAGAATGCAATGGAATGCGAGGAAAACCAGCCAAAGCTTTATATCCAGAATAAGCAGAGGCGATGGCACTTTTGGAAGCTGCGTTATGGGCCAAAGAAAtga